In Helianthus annuus cultivar XRQ/B chromosome 9, HanXRQr2.0-SUNRISE, whole genome shotgun sequence, the following are encoded in one genomic region:
- the LOC110874865 gene encoding heat shock 70 kDa protein 17-like isoform X1 produces the protein MSIIYELLGAKHMTYHLLFMQIVSGWESKKPWISKEKIDQVLREADDLKRWLDDKEAEQQKLSASSTSAYTSQKVIDKLLDLKDKVCLNIL, from the exons ATGTCTATAATTTATGAACTTTTGGGTGCAAAACATATGACCTATCACTTGCTTTTTATGCAAATTGTTAGTGGGTGGGAATCGAAAAAACCATGGATTTCAAAAGAGAAAATTGATCAG GTATTACGTGAGGCAGATGATCTCAAAAGGTGGTTAGATGACAAGGAGGCTGAGCAACAAAA GTTATCTGCATCCAGCACCTCGGCTTATACTTCTCAAAAGGTTATCGACAAGCTGCTAGATCTTAAAGACAAGGTATGTTTGAATATCTTATGA
- the LOC110874865 gene encoding heat shock 70 kDa protein 17-like isoform X2, translating into MSIIYELLGAKHMTYHLLFMQIVSGWESKKPWISKEKIDQVLREADDLKRWLDDKEAEQQKLSASSTSAYTSQKVIDKLLDLKDKWYA; encoded by the exons ATGTCTATAATTTATGAACTTTTGGGTGCAAAACATATGACCTATCACTTGCTTTTTATGCAAATTGTTAGTGGGTGGGAATCGAAAAAACCATGGATTTCAAAAGAGAAAATTGATCAG GTATTACGTGAGGCAGATGATCTCAAAAGGTGGTTAGATGACAAGGAGGCTGAGCAACAAAA GTTATCTGCATCCAGCACCTCGGCTTATACTTCTCAAAAGGTTATCGACAAGCTGCTAGATCTTAAAGACAAG TGGTACGCGTAA